The region TCTTCCGGCCTCAACCTGTCGGCGACGATCGCCTGCATCGGCGCCATGACATAATTGTCGAACAGCCGGTCCATCAGCCGTACTTCGATCGCGTCGTCCGGGTCGGCGGGGATCGCGCGGAAGGGACCGGGACAATGCTGCCCCAGATATTCAATGATGACGCTGGTTTCAGCGAGCGTCCGGTCGCGTGCTTGATCCCGCAGCACGGGGAATTTGCCGAGCGGCCAGAGCGCCAGCCATGCGTCGGCCACGCCGGGATTTTCCATCATCGCGCGATCGAAGGGCACATCATTCTCATACAAGGCGATCAGCGCCTTCCAGCAATAGGAAGACAGCGGATGGTAATAGAGAATCATGGCATGCCTTCTCCTCTTGGGATGTGAGTCACCGGACGTTTGCGGCAAGGATAGCCGGACTTACCCACATATTCATCCACAGCAGCTTGTGGATAATCGTACCCCGACCCCCTATCTTTAGTGGGAAGGGACATGGCCGTTGACCTGTTCATACGCATTTGCGTGGCAAGGGAAATTTATTTTCGTTCGCATATTGTCCCCCTTGCCTTTTACGGGAGCCAGAGAAGTCCGCGCGTCGCTGCGATGCAGTGTGGCGGATTGCCGATGAAGCGAGTCAGGGGCGCGCCCATCTGAGTCACCATATCGTCATTTACCCCCTTGCAAGCATTTGGGGCTGTGGCACTATCCCTTGTATCGGGTTAACGGGGGTTACCCAACAGATTGTGATTGCACCGGCCGGACCATTTCCGGACGAGAGGCGTTTTTACCTCATGCGATCCGCTGTTGTGCAGCCCGCTGCCGATCCGGGCAGTCTTAATCATGAGGCTTGACCGAATCGAACGAAACAGGAACATTCGGGGGCTCGAATGGATTTTCGTGACAGCGAACAGACAGGTGCAAGCGACGTGGCGACGGTGATCGACGAAGTGATTGAAACGGTGGCGGAAAAGAAGAAGGCTGCGCCCGCCAAGGAGGCGCCGCGTTCCTCTTCCTCCATCCAGGCGCGCCGGTTCGACGTCGTCACGGACGAGAGCCGCGACGCGCTGCTGACCGAATTCGGCAAGGATACGCTCAAGGACCGCTATCTGCTGCCCGGTGAGAATTACCAGGACCTGTTCGCCCGCGTGGCGGCGGCCTATGCCGACGACCAGGGCCATGCCCAGCGCGTCTATGACTATATCTCGCGCCTCTGGTTCATGCCTGCGACGCCCGTGCTGTCGAACGGCGGTACGGGGCGCGGCCTGCCGATCAGCTGCTATCTGAACAGCGTTGACGACAGCCTGGAAGGCATCGTCAACACCTGGAACGAGAATGTCTGGCTCGCCTCGCGCGGCGGCGGCATCGGCACCTATTGGGGCAGCGTGCGCGGGATCGGCGAGCCGGTCGGCCTGAATGGCAAGACCAGCGGCATCATTCCCTTCGTCCGCGTGATGGACAGCCTGACGCTGGCGATCAGCCAGGGCTCGCTGCGCCGGGGATCGGCCGCCTGCTATCTCGACATCTCCCACCCGGAGATCGAGGAGTTCCTGGAAATCCGCAAGCCCAGCGGCGATTTCAACCGCAAGGCGCTGAACCTGCACCATGGCGTGCTGCTGACCGACGAGTTCATGAGGGCGGTGCATAATGGCGACGAATTTCAGCTGAAATCGCCCAAGGACGGTTCGGTCCGGGGCAAGGTGGATGCGCGCAGTCTGTTCCAGAAGCTGGTGGAAACCCGCCTGGCGACCGGCGAACCCTATATCGTTTTCTCCGATACCGTGAACAACACGATGCCCAAGCATCATCGTGACCTGGGCCTCAAGGTATCGACATCCAATCTCTGTTCAGAAATCACTTTGCCGACGGGTCGCGACCATCTCGGCAAGGACCGGACGGCGGTCTGCTGCCTTTCGTCCCTGAATCTGGAAACCTGGGACGAATGGAACAAGGACGCCGTTTTCGTGGAGGACGTCATGCGCTTCCTCGACAACGTGCTGCAGGACTATATCGACCGAGCGCCGGACGAAATGGCGCGGGCCAAATATAGTGCTGAGCGCGAACGGTCAGTGGGCCTGGGGGTTATGGGGTTCCACTCCTTCCTCCAGGCCCGGGGCCTTCCTTTCGAAGGGGCGATGGCCAAGAGCTGGAACCTGCGCATCTTCAAGCATATCAACGAGAAGGTGAACGAAGCCTCCATGCAGCTCGCGGTCGAGCGGGGTCCATGCCCCGACGCCGCCGACATGGGCGTAATGGAACGCTTTTCCTGCAAGATGGCGATCGCGCCGACCGCGTCGATCAGCATCATCTGCGGTGGCACGTCGGCCTGTATCGAACCGATCCCGGCGAACATCTACACCCACAAGACGCTGTCCGGCAGCTTCGTGGTGAAGAACCCCTATCTGGAAAAGATCCTTCGCGACAAATCGAAGGATTCGACGAACGTCTGGAACACGATTCTGGAGCGTGGCGGCAGCGTCCAGCATCTCGACTTCCTGAGCCAGGAAGAAAAGGACACGTTCAAGACCAGCTTCGAAATCGACCAGCGCTGGCTGCTCGAACTGGCCGCCGACCGCACGCCCTATATCGACCAGGCGCAGTCGCTGAACCTGTTCATCCCGGCCGATGTGGAAAAATGGGATCTTCTGATGCTCCATTACCGCGCGTGGGAGCTGGGCATCAAGTCGCTCTATTATCTGCGGTCGAAATCGGTGCAGCGCGCAGGTTTTGCCGGCGGGGTTGAAGCCGACAATACGATCGATGCGCCAAAGTTCGAACTGGCCGGCGGGAGCACCGACTATGACGAATGCCTCGCCTGCCAATGAGCTAATGGGGGGGATGGACGCGGCGGCTAACCCTGCCGCGTCCAAACCATTGCCCGTCAACGATTCAGCGTTCGTCCTCTTCCTCTTCGAAAAGGACAGCGTTGGCGCCCGTAGCCGACAGCCTTACGGTGCCATCCTCGTCAATCCCGGCGATCAATCCTTCGCTGATATAATGATGATGTCCCGCATGACTGCCTTCGCCGCTGTCCGCCTTGACCAGCTTGATACGGTCTCCCTGGACATGATCGACGGTGCCCACATGCACGCCATCGGCGCCGATAATATCGGCATGTTCCTTGATGCTGCTCAGATCAACCATCATATTGCTCCTGTGCCGGGAATGACGGGGTCTGAACGCCCCGAACCCGCACAGGTTGCGCTAACCCATTAATCGCGGAGCCGACCCCATGCCCCTTCTGCAAGCCAGCAAGGTCTATAAGCCTTTCGAATATCCCTGGGCCTATGAATATTGGAAGCGCCAGCAGCAGCTCCACTGGTTGCCCGAGGAAGTGCCGTTGGGCGAGGATTGCCGCGATTGGGCGCAGAAGCTGTCCGACCATGAACGCAACCTGCTGACCCAGATCTTCCGCTTCTTCACCCAGGCGGACGTGGAAGTGCAGGATTGCTACCACGAAAAATATGGCCGCGTGTTCAAGCCGACCGAAGTGAAGATGATGCTGACCGCGTTCAGCAACATGGAAACGGTCCATATCGCCGCCTACAGCCATCTGCTCGACACGATCGGCATGCCCGAAAGCGAATATAGCGCCTTCCTCCAGTATAAGGAGATGCGCGACAAGCATGACTATCTGCAGCAGTTCGGCGTCGATACCGATGAGGATATCGCCCGCACGCTCGCCATGTTCGGCGGCTTTACCGAAGGCTTGCAGCTGTTCGCGTCCTTCGCGATGCTGATGAACTTCCCGCGCTTCAACAAGATGAAGGGCATGGGCCAGATCGTCACCTGGTCGGTCCGCGACGAGACGCTGCACTGCGAAGGCATCATCAAGCTGTTCCACGCCTTCTGCGCCGAACGCGGCTGCCTGACCCCCGCGGTCAAGGACGACATCATGGACATGTGCCAGAAAACGGTGCGGATCGAGGATGCGTTCGTCGACCTCGTTTTCGAAATGGGCCCGGTGCCCGGCATGACGCCCAAGGACATCAAGAAATATGTCCGCTACATCGCCGATTGGCGGTTGGGGCAGCTGGGCCTGAAACCCATCTACATGATCGACGACCACCCGCTCCCCTGGCTCGCCCCGCTGCTGAACGGCGTGGAGCACGCCAACTTCTTCGAAACCCGCGCGACCGAATATTCAAAGGGCGCGACGCGCGGCCAGTGGAACGAAGTGTGGGACGCGTTCGACCGCCGCAAGAAGCTGAAAAGCGGCGACGCGGCGAATGCGGATGAAGTGGCGGACCCGGATATGTTCAAGGCGGCGGGGATTGCTGCGGAGTAGGTATGTCTAAGTAGTTAGAGTATTGGGGACGGCATGGCGAAAGTTCCTGCACACTGTGGCCATTGCGGTCTCCAATTCTATTCAGAAAACTTTATAGGCGGCAGTGGCGCTAGCGGCATCACTTTGAAGGGTAACAGGACTAATTGTCCGCGTTGCGGCGGTTGGGCAAATCTAGCTGATGGCATCTTTAACCTGCACGATGATCAGCTTGAGCTCGTGGATGGACCTCCGCTTACCCGTGCGATGATGGCTCAGCTAAGGCTGATCGCAGAAAAAGCTAAGTTAAAAGCCGCTGACGCGGAGGAATTACTCGCTGAAGTAGCCGAGGTCAGCCCGGAGCTGGCCGAAAAAATACGCGGGCGAGGCTTGCCATATTTCGTCATCGTGCTGCTGATAATCTGGCTCATAAAAAGTGTTAATTTGAACGTGACGGTGGACTTGAATCGGCTCATTGATCAGGCGGTTGGTGCAGAGCAATCAGAAAAGCCAGATCAGCTTTTTGACATTCCGTTGCCTAATCAGCCAGAGTTAAGTCCCTCTGGTTCTTTAGTATATGAAACGGAAATAGCTCCTTTGAGCCGTCAAGTGAGGCGACAGCTTGAGCGCCAAGCGCACAAGGCATATTGGCCAAAGCAAAGGGACGCTTAGGGACGTCTGGCTGTCTCTCCAAAAACCCTCTGCGAGCATTGAGTGACAGGCGTGGCGGCCCTACACGCTCTTCAAGCCTTAGGAGCTCATTCGCCGCCGCCTGTCCCCTCGCTGAACGCCATGTTTTGTTCCGTTCATGCAACGTCCATGCGTCATGAGGTGTTTTAGCTTCACAGCCTGATAATAATGGCAGAGGAGCCAAGTCATGACATTTTCGATGAAGCGGACCATTGCCGCTTTTTCCCTTGGCGCGATGACGCTGACGGGTTTGGCGGCGACGCCGGTGTTTGCCCAGTCCCGTGAATGGCGGGAAGACGCCCGCGAATATCGCAAGGATGTGCGCGAAGCGCGGCGCGAACGGGACAAGGATCGCCGCGAATCCCGGCGCGAATATCGCAAGGACGTGCGGGAAGCGCGTCGCGATTTCAGGGAGGATCGCAGGGACGACCGTCGCGATGGTTGGCGTCGTCCGGGTAGGGTTGTTTACAATTATGACTGGAACCGCCCGGATCGCCGCTATGGCTCGCGCTACCGGCCCGACCGCTATTATCGCGGTGGCTATGAGCCGATCCGCGTGACCCGGTCGACCCGCATCTATCGCGGCTATGACGACCGCTATTATTGCCGCCGCTCGGACGGCACGACTGGCCTGATCGTCGGCGCGGCGTTGGGTGGGCTGCTCGGTAGCCAACTCGATCGTGGCTATTCGAACACGGCTGGCATCCTGATCGGTGGCGGCGCGGGCGCGCTGCTGGGCCGAGAGATCGACCGGGGCAGCCTGAACTGCCGCTAACCATGGTATAGAGGCTGGCGCGCCCCGGATCAGAGGTGCGCCAGTCTCATTTACACCTACTGCAAGTCGCCTCCAGAATAGGATGGCGCGATAATCTTCCGCCGTTCAAGCCCGGAAAAGCCGGCTTCCCTATTCTTCGTTCTCGGTGCGACCGAGATATTCTTCTTCATCGTCCATCTGCGGCTCGCCAGCGAAGGCGTCATTGTCGATCCGACCGGACCGGTTCATTTCCTCCATCCGCTCGACCAGGTCGGGTGTGTCGTCGGGAATGATCTGCGCCGGGTTGGGGCGTCCACCGCGTTCGCTGTCCTCGGACAGGTCGGTTGAGCGGACGCGCGCATCGCCCGCGACGTCCTGCGCCTGCGTTCCGCTGTCGCGCTGCTCGTCATTTTCCTCGATCTGGTCGGGCAAACGGTCCTTGTCGTCCTGGTTCATGGTATATCTCCTTGCCTGCCCAACCGACCAACCGGGGCACCCGTTCCATGCCCCGCAAAAGGCGCTGGACAGCGGCAGCGGCAGGGGGCAAGAGCCGCCCGATCCTTTTTTCGCTACTGCTTCCAAGGAACGTCCATGTCCCGCAAACTCATTTCCTCGGGTTCGCCTTTCGAGGCGCAGGTCGGCTATTCGCGCGCCGTCGTCCAGGGCGACTGGTGCTTCGTCGCGGGCACCACGGGCACGGATCCGGAAACCAAGGCGATGCCGGAAAGCGTCGTCGATCAGGGCGTGAACGCGCTGAAGGTCATTGGCAAGGCGCTGGAGGATGCGGGCTTTTCATTCGCCGATGTGGTGCGCGTGACCTATTATATCACCGACCCCGCCTATTGGGACGAACTGGGCAAGGCGACCGCGCCGGTGTTCGGCGACATACGCCCGGCGGCCAGCTGCATCGTCACCGGCCTTATCAAGCCGGAGATGAAGATCGAGATCGAAGTCACCGCATTCAAAGGCTGACCCCCATGATTACCATGTACGGCATCAAAAATTGCGACACCATCAAGAAGGCGCGCAATTTCCTGGATAATGAGCGCGTCGCCTACAACTTCCACGACTATAAGGTGTCGGGGGTCGACAAGGCGAAGCTGGAGGATTGGGTGATGGAACATGGTTGGGAAACCATCCTCAACCGGTCCGGCACGACCTTCAAGGCGCTGGATGCGGGCGACAAGGCGCATATCGACGCCGAAAAGGCCATCCTGCTGATGACGGCCAACCCCTCCATGATCAAGCGGCCGATCCTGGACGTGGGCGGCCAGGCGATCGTGGGCTTCAAGGCAACGACCTATGAAACGGCGCTGGCGAAGGCCAAGACAAAGGCCTGATTCGCCGCGACGGCGGCTTGTCAAATGAGGCGGGTGCGCGAATAACGGGATCATGCTTTCGCAAAAGACCCGTTACGCCATCCGCGCGCTTCAGCATCTTGCCGATCGCTACCGCCAAGGCCCCGTGCCCTTGAACGAGATCGCGACGCGGCAGAATATCCCGGCCAAGTTCCTGACGGTCATCCTGTCGGAAATGGCGCGCGAAGGATTGGTCGCGACGCAGCGCGGGCGCGATGGCGGCTATTGGCTGGCGCTGGCGCCGGTCGACATCAGCTATGGCGACATCGTCCGGCTGACGCGCGGATCGCTGGCGCTGACGCCGTGCGCCAGCCGATTCGCGCATGAAACCTGCACCAACTGTTTGCCCGAATCGGAATGCAGGCTGCACCGCGTGATGTTGAGGGTGCGCGACGAAACGGCCAAGGTGCTGGACAGCATCAGTCTGGCCGAACCGCTTGCAATGGAGGAAGCGGGCTAGGCCCTTGCGCCGCGCGCGCCGCTTCGCCACATCGTCGGCATGACCATGCCTCCTCTTAAAGCCGCGCTGATTCCCGTTACGCCGTTGCAGCAGAACTGTACGCTGTTGTGGTGCACCGCGACCAACCGGGGCGCCTTCGTCGATCCGGGCGGCGACCTGCCCCGGCTCAAGGCAGCGGCGGAACAGCATGGCGTCACCATCGAAAAGATCCTGGTGACCCACGGCCATATCGACCATTGCGGCGAGGCGGGCGTGCTGGCCAAGGAGCTGGGCGTACCGATCGAAGGGCCGCATGAGGCGGATCGATTCTGGATCAGCCAGCTGGAGGAGGATGGCCGCAAATACGGCATCCAGGGCCAGCTGTTCGAGCCGGACCGTTGGCTGACGGACGGCGACAAGGTTCATGTGGGCGACCTGGAACTGGACGTCTATCACTGCCCAGGCCACACGCCGGGCCATGTCGTCTTTCATCATGCTCCCAGCAAGCTCGCGATCGTGGGTGATGTGCTGTTCCAGGGGTCTATCGGCCGGACCGACTTTCCCATGGGGAATCACCAGCAGCTGATCGACGCGATCACCGGCAAGCTGTGGCCGCTGGGCGGTGACACGGCCTTCGTGCCAGGACATGGGCCGATGAGCAATTTCGCCCATGAGCGCCGCTCTAACCCATTCGTGGGCGACGCGGTGCTCGGCTGATCCTTTAGCGGGCGGCCATGGCGGGAGGCGCGGGAACGGCGCGCGTGGCGTGATAGGCGACATAGAGCGCTGTCGCCGCCAGCGCAGCGGTGACTGCCCAGCTGAGCAGCGCGCCGCCTGCACGCCAGACGGTGGGGCGGTCAGCATCCATGCCAATCCCATGCGCCGCGCGGGCAACGACATAGACGAGCGCGCCTATCCACAGCCAGAGCGGGGAACCGATCGCCAGTTCGACCAGTGCGAAGAGGATGAGGACGATCGGCGTATATTCGGTGAAGTTCGCATGCGCCCTTATCCGCCGCGCCAGCAGCGGATTGCCGCCATCGCCGTGCAATGTCTTGCTGCCCACCCGAATCCGGGCGCAGCGGAAGGCGAGCCACAAGTTAAGCAGCGCGCAAGCGGCAGCCAGGGTCAGCGTGATCGGCAACAACATGGATGTCTCCCCCCAATCCTTTTCTTGACCGGCACAATAAGCGGACGCCATTGCGGGGCAAGGAAGGACTTGCGCGTCCGTCAAAAAAGGCTATAGGCGCAGGGCTTCGCGATCACCCGGGCCGCATGGGTCTGCGGCGCCTGTGGCGTCGGCACCCATCGGATACTGGCCAGTCGCTTAACCAGATCTAATTTATGGAATAAGGTGCCGACATGGCTGTCCCCAAGAGGAAAACTTCCCCGTCCCGCCGCGGTATGCGCCGCAGCCACGATGCACTGCGCGTCGAAGCATTCCAGGAATGTTCCAACTGCGGTGAACTGAAGCGCCCGCACAATCTGTGCGACGCTTGCGGCCACTATAATGGCCGCGAAGTCGTTGCCGTCGGGGCCTGACGACACACTCTCTCCTGTAAAGGTGTCCTGAAGTGTCCAGCCAGCCGCGAATCGCAATCGACGCGATGGGCGGGGATGAAGGCGTGCGCGTGATGATGGCGGGCGTGGCGCTCGCCCGTCACCGTCATGAAGGGCTGCGCTTCACCCTTTTTGGAGACGAGACGCGGATCAAAGCCGCGCTCGACCATCACCCCAATCTGCGCGCTGCGTCCGAAGTGGTGCACGCCAGCGATGTCGTGGCCGCCGGGGACAAGCCGAGCGCCGCCATCCGCAAGAAGGCCAGCTCCATGAGCATGGCTATCGCGGCGGTGAAGGCGGGCGAGGCGGGTGCTGCCGTTTCCTCCGGTAATACCGGTGCGTTGATGGCGATGGCCAAGGTTGCGCTGCGCACCATGCCTGGTGTTGATCGCCCGGCGCTGGCTGCGCTGCTGCCGACGCTTGGCGCTAATGACGTGGTCATGCTGGATCTTGGCGCGAACACGGAATGCGACGCCCGCAATCTGGTGCAGTTCGCGGTGATGGGCGCTGCCTATGCCCGGATCGCGTTCGATCTGGAACGCCCTCGCGTACGGCTGATGAACATCGGCACCGAAGACATGAAGGGCACGGAGGAAATCCGCGACGCCGCCGCGATGCTGCGTGCCGCGACCAACCTGCCGCTTTCCTTTGATGGTTTCACCGAAGGCGACAAGATCGGCCGGGGCGAGGCCGACGTTATCGTCAGTGACGGTTTTTCCGGCAATGTCGCGCTCAAGACCGCGGAAGGTACGGCGCGCTTCGTGACTGACCTGCTGCGCACCGCCTTTACCAGTTCCATCCGGTCGAAGATCGGCTTCCTCATTTCCAAGCCCGCGATGCACTTGCTGAAGCATCATCTGGACCCCAACAACCATAATGGCGCAGTATTTCTGGGCTTGAACGGTGTGGTGGTTAAGAGCCATGGCAGTGCGAATGACAAGGGCGTGGCCAATGCCGTGCATGTCGCCGCGCGGCTGCTGGAAGAGGATATCACCCGGCGCATCGCTGCCGACATGGCGGGCGTACGTGCGCTGTCAGCCGTCGCGTCCAAACAGGAGCTTGCCGCCAAGTGATCCGCAGGTCGATTCTTCTGGGCACGGGCTCTGCGCTTCCGGCCCGTGCGGTCAGCAATGCTGAACTGGCGCAGACCGTCGATACCAGCGACGAGTGGATCGTCGAGCGTACTGGCATCCGCAACCGGCACATCGCTGGCGAGGGGGAAACAACCGCTAGCCTGGCGACCGATGCGGCCAGGGCTGCGCTGGATGCCGCTGGCCTGACCGGGCAGGACATCGACCTCATCATCCTGGCGACCGCTACGCCCGACCAGACCTTTCCCGCCAGCGCCACGCTGGTTCAGGCGGCGCTGGGCATCGACGATTGTGTCGCGTTCGACGTCGCGGCCGTCTGCTCCGGCTTCCTCTACGCGGTCACGGTCGCGGACAGTATGATCCGTTCGGGTGCTGCAAATCGCGCGCTGGTGATCGGGTCGGAGACGTTCAGCCGCATTCTTGATTGGGAAGATCGCACGACCTGCGTTTTGTTCGGCGACGGCGCCGGGGCGATCGTGCTGGGCGGTGAGGAAAGTGCGGACGGCGCGCGAGGCATATTGGCAGCCAAGCTGCACGCTGATGGACGGCATAACCAGCTGCTTTATGTCGATGGCGGCCCCTCCACGACCCAGACCGTCGGCAAACTGCGCATGAAGGGACAGGAAGTGTTCCGTCATGCGGTCGTGAACCTTGCCGGAGTCCTGACCGAAGTCATGGCAATGGCCGACCTTAGCACGGCCGATATCGACTGGTTGATCCCGCACCAGGCCAACGCACGTATCCTGGACGCGACGGCCCGCAAGCTGAAGCTTTCGCCCGATCGCGTGGTCATGACGGTCGATCGTCACGCCAATACTTCCGCCGCTTCGGTGCCGTTGGCGCTTGACGTAGCCATTCGCGACGGCCGGGTTCAGGCTGGTGATCTGCTGGTGCTGGAGGCGATGGGCGGGGGCTTTACCTGGGGCGCTTGCGTTCTGCGGGTCTAAACCCTTTCATTTGCGCATAATTCTTCGAATAGTTTTGCGAGTCATCTTGCAGAATCACTCGGGTTATCGCAGAATTTACCACTGTCATCCGCATCAACCCGGCGGATGAAGGTGGGGACGTTCGATGACTGGTCATGCTACCCTGACGCGTGCGGATCTCGCGGAAAGCGTAAATCGTCATATTGGCCTCTCACGGTCCGAGGCGGCTGCCCTGATCGAATCCATTCTGGAGCATATGACGTCCGCTCTGGAACGCGGGGAAAATGTGAAGATTTCGAGCTTCGGTACCTTCGTGCTGCGCGACAAGACACAACGCATGGGCCGCAATCCCAAGACCGGGGTAGAAGTGCCGATCGAACCGCGCCGCGTGCTGACCTTTCGCGCCAGCCAGACCATGCGGGACCGCGTCGCCGCCGCTTCCTGAAGTGATCGCGTCGCCTTCGACCATCCTTTCCAATGGTTGACCTTTGCGCTCCGATGAGTGCAACATTGCGCCCATGGCAAAGGAAGAGGGTGCATTCCTGACGATAAGCGAACTGTCGGGAGAGCTTGGGCTTCCGCAGCATATTCTGCGCTATTGGGAAACGCGTTTTCCGCAGTTGCGTCCGCTGCAACGTTCGGGCAACCGCCGCTATTATCGCCCCGCAGATGTGGCGTTGGTGCGGCGGATCAACCATCTGCTGAATGTGGAAGGCTTTACTGTACGCGGTGCGCAAAAGGCGCTGGCGGAGGATGGGGGAGCGGCTGATGCAAAGCCTGGCCTTAGCGTTCCCGTCCAACCGTCCCCCGCAGCGACAGACGGGTCCGGGGAGTTGCTCCATCGTTTGCAGACCATTCGGGCGACACTTGCCCGCGCGATCGGTGAATGAAGATCAGAGCGTCCGCGCATATATAAGATCACGGAACGGAACATCGCCAACCATGAATGTGGTTTCGCCGATTTCCTGAAATCCATGCCGCGCATAGAATCGGCGCGCGCGGTCATTTTGCGGATAGACGGCGAGCAGCATCCGCTTCGCCCCGCGATGGCGAGCATGATCGACAAGCAATTCCATCAACTCGTCGCCCCGGCCGCCGCCCTGCCATGGCCCGAGCAGATAGATCCGCTTGATCTCGACATCGTCGCGTTCGTCGGTGAAAATGGGAAGGTCCGGGGGCGTCAGCATCGCATAGCCCACCGGCGCGCCCAGCGGCGTTTCGCCAATCAACAGTTGCTGCGCCGGATCATGAAGCGCAGCCCGATAATAGCTTTCCGCATGCGCCACCTGGATGTGGGCGATCAGGGCAGGCCCCGGATGGTCATGGGCGAAGCTTGCGAGA is a window of Sphingobium sp. MI1205 DNA encoding:
- a CDS encoding GNAT family N-acetyltransferase, yielding MTPIHWRQAVPSDAPALSHLGCATFLASFAHDHPGPALIAHIQVAHAESYYRAALHDPAQQLLIGETPLGAPVGYAMLTPPDLPIFTDERDDVEIKRIYLLGPWQGGGRGDELMELLVDHARHRGAKRMLLAVYPQNDRARRFYARHGFQEIGETTFMVGDVPFRDLIYARTL
- a CDS encoding MerR family transcriptional regulator translates to MAKEEGAFLTISELSGELGLPQHILRYWETRFPQLRPLQRSGNRRYYRPADVALVRRINHLLNVEGFTVRGAQKALAEDGGAADAKPGLSVPVQPSPAATDGSGELLHRLQTIRATLARAIGE
- a CDS encoding beta-ketoacyl-ACP synthase III yields the protein MIRRSILLGTGSALPARAVSNAELAQTVDTSDEWIVERTGIRNRHIAGEGETTASLATDAARAALDAAGLTGQDIDLIILATATPDQTFPASATLVQAALGIDDCVAFDVAAVCSGFLYAVTVADSMIRSGAANRALVIGSETFSRILDWEDRTTCVLFGDGAGAIVLGGEESADGARGILAAKLHADGRHNQLLYVDGGPSTTQTVGKLRMKGQEVFRHAVVNLAGVLTEVMAMADLSTADIDWLIPHQANARILDATARKLKLSPDRVVMTVDRHANTSAASVPLALDVAIRDGRVQAGDLLVLEAMGGGFTWGACVLRV
- the ihfA gene encoding integration host factor subunit alpha, with translation MTGHATLTRADLAESVNRHIGLSRSEAAALIESILEHMTSALERGENVKISSFGTFVLRDKTQRMGRNPKTGVEVPIEPRRVLTFRASQTMRDRVAAAS